The sequence CTGCGCCGCTTGCTTCGATGGCTTGGTGAAGGGCGTCGTTGCTCGGGAATTTTCCCGTGCCGATCATGAGCCGCGAATTAAACGTGCGACCGGCTATGATGAAAGGATCCTGTGTATTCATAATGATGTTTAAGCCTCTATTTGTAAGGAGCTAAAGGGCGAATGGAGACCGTGATTAATGGTTGTTATGTGATGCAACACGCACGGCTGAAAATAAGCGTATCTGTTCTATAGTCGGGAAGCGCTTACGGGCAAGATACGCTTCTATACATACTACTTGATTTGAGCTTGGAAATGCATTATTTGTTTTTGCCGTCTCTTTCAGTAAATAGGTCGGCTCTAACCCTGCGGTCGCGCCACGAGTCTCCGATTATCTGAGAGGAAGACAGGGGAGCGGCGCAGCAGCATGGCTCAATTTTTGGGGTCAAGGGTCGTCGCCGGTAATTCTCGTTCTTGTATTAAAAGGCCTTGTTGTTCGACGGGAATATAGCGCCCCCCCTCAGCCACCGTTTCAACGACACGATCACTCTCTACTATTTTGACGCCTTCAGGAATAAAGAAACGGACACTTTCCCAATCTTGCTCTTTCTTTTTAAGTATATTTTGGACGTCAATATAAAGTTGCGATTCTTGATCATTTACGATGTGAATACGGTAGGGCAAATAGTCTTCATCACGAAGAAAGAGATTGGCTTCCAGAAAATAGACTTCTTCGTCTGTATCGGCACGGGGTTTGATTTTGATGCCCTTAGAGCCGCGGGGATCATCGCTTTCGAATAAGGTCAATTCATAAGCGCTTTTCAACGCTTCCGTGTCGTCATCAAATCCGAGAAAGAAAATATTGGCACGGGGATGGTCTTCGATGGTGAAGACAGTCAATTGCCTGATTTCTGCATCGTACTCATAGCCTACCCGCTCATCCACCAGCGTAGCCCGTTCGGGATCAGTTGTGGCGAATAAAATTCTGCGAGGTTTGGAAAAGAATAGTTTTCCTTCAGAGGTGATGAGCTCTTGGGGCAAGATGGTTTTTTGTACGAAATCAGCTTGGAGCGAGCCGATATCATCCCGTTTGTTTCTGAAGGCTTTGAAAAAATCATCGAATTGCTGATCCTCTTCTGCATGGACAACAAAGGTATAAAAGAGTATCAAGAGGGGGAGGAACACCGCTATCTTACCCACGGATCTGAGACTATATTTACGATTAAAGGGATACATAGCCGGACTCATTTTCGGTTTCATCATCATCGGGCTCCGGTAGGAATCCCGGAAGCTCACCGTCTTCCGGTAATTCAATTAAGTCTTCACGTTCTGTGTAGGACTCGGGTGTGAAGCCGGCGAGCTCTTCGACAGGTGTTCTTACCCCTGCTGTTGGGATCCGATTCAACAGTGCCTTGTGGGTTTCAAGGAGTGTCGCAAAGTCATCCCGGAATCGATCACGTGCTTCGCTCAACTTTTTAATCTCTGCTCTCAGATCGTCAGGGATCGTTTTCAATTTCAGTTCTTCTTGTGCGCGAAATACGGTGGCGCGGTTCATTAAAATTTCGGCTTCTCGTTTGGCTGCAGTGACAATAGTTTCTCCTGTCTTCTCTGCACTGATCAGCGCGGCGCGCAACGCATCTTCAAGTTCCTGTTTGTTCTCCAGAATCTTTTCAGTTTCTTTGCTTTTCCGAAGGAGCGCCTGATTTTCATCCTGAAGCGCCGCCAACGCATCAGCCGCTCGTTCCAATAAAATGTCCACCTCTCTTTTAGGATAGCCTCCCAAAATTCGTGTTTTTAATTTATTATGAATCAGCTCGCTTGGTGACACGTCAAAATGCTTCGGAGCATCCATTTCGGGAGTATCCGTATTCATCGCCTTTCCTTTCTTCTTTCTGCAGCTGCCGGTTGGGGGGCCGGACATCTCTTCAGGGGGTACTGCCCAATTCCCTCGACCGTTTCGCCGCCGCCTTGATGGCGTCCGACACAAGACTTTCAAAGTGGTGATGGCGCATTGTTTCTAAGGCTGCAAAGGTAGTACCGCCCTTGGAGGTGACTTGTTCACGCAATAACGCCGCTGATTTTCCCGTATGGTTCAATAACTGACCGGCGCCGAGAAGGGTTTGCGCCGCTAAATGTTCCGCTAAATCCTGCGGCAATCCTTCTGAAACGGCTCCTTTAATCATGCATTCCGTCAAGTAAAAGAAATAGGCGGGGCCGCTGCCGCTCAGCGCGGTCACTGCGTCCATGTCCGCTTCCTGCACAACTTCTACAATCCCGACGGCACTAAAAATAATCTTTCCCGCCTCAACATCTTCAGGACTGCAATTATCGCTGCACGCCAAGGCGCTGGCTCCCGCGCCTACGAGGGCAGGCGTGTTGGGCATGACGCGCAAGACGCGTATTGAATCTCCGAATCGCGCTTGCAAGCGTGTAATGGAGATCCCAGCCATAATGGAAACAACGCGCATGGAAGGGGCCATGGTTCCCACCAGCGATTCCGTTGCCTCATCAAAGTGTTGTGGTTTTACCGCGATTAACAGCGTGTCACAATGCGGAATAAGGTCAGTGGCGGATTCAAAGGTTTTAACGCCATGGGCGGCGGCGGCTTCTCGTCGTGTTATAAGCGGATCATAGACACCAAAAGATTGGGGAGGCAATACTTGATTTTTTAATAAACCGGAGAGGATTGCCTCACCCATATTTCCATAGCCTAGAAATCCGACTTTTCCACGAAGAGCATTCATATCACGTTCCTTTTGACCGGATGATAGTATCTTGTAGTGTCCTTTGCGGGGATAAAGGGATGCTGTCACGCAGGACTATTTTGGGCTATCAGGAGTTTGGCGTACATCAACAATCGTCCCTTTGAATTCATCCAAGACGGCGGCAATTCCCGGATCCTTGGCTAGGGCACTAAATTTTTCCTCATCCATACCCGGGTCGGGCGCGGGGGACGACCTATCCACAGTATCGCTTTCATCAGCGCCGGCAGATTTGGCAAGATCGGCGAAAAAGACAGCCCGAGCATTTTCTGTTTCGTCTTGGAGCAAGGCTTCCAATTTTTCGAGATTGCCCTCTTTTTTGAAATAGGCACGGGCTTTATCGGCGCCAGGTTCAAAGACTAAGGTTAATACGCCGTCAGAATCTAATCCGATCGGCTTGATGCGGCCAAGGTGGATTGTTAAGGTTCCCTTCGCTTCGCCGGCACGGATTAAAAGTTCACGCCACGCATCATCCTGCGTTTTTCCCAGCCTAAGTTTTTCTTTTGCGGAGACCGGAACTGCCTTCTTACGAACGGGCAATCCGGTCTTAGGAGGGTTTGGCGGGGGCGTGTTCTCCTTGACTTGTATCGGCGCCGTGGCAATACCGCCCTGACCCAACAAAATCAATTTCTCCATGATCGTATCAATGGAAATATCTACATCGACGCGGGCAAGTTGGATAAGCAGTGTTTCCAAAGCGGTTCTTTGCGCGATCTGAGAATCGTAATCATTCACTAATTCTGAAAATTGCTCTACCAATTTGATCAGCTTGACCACCGACATTTTCTTTGCCCGCTCCTGCATTTTTTTCATTTCAATTTCAGGAAGACGGAGCAGCGCCTCATTCGAACCGGCGGTCTGGCAAACCAGCAAATTGCGGTAGTAACGCAAAATATCTTTGATAAATTGAGAGAGATCTTTGCCGGCAGCCGTAATCTCTTCGATGATCTCCAACTGCCGTGAGACATTCCCGTCGAGCATGGCGTCAAACAAGCTATGGAAATATTCCCAGTTGACCAGTCCCAAAACATCAAAGACATCTTCGAAGGTAATTTTTGTTTCGCAGTACGTGATGAGTTCATCAAGGATACTCTGCGCATCCCGCACGCCGCCTTCAGCAACGCGGGCAATGGCATACAATGCGTCATCACTGGCAAGAATATTTTCCGATTCAAGGATCTTACGCAGCAGTGCCACAATATCGCTTACAACCACCCGTCGGAAATCGTAGCGCTGGCACCGTGAAATGATGGTGGCAGGGATTTTATGCGCTTCCGTAGTTGCCATGATGAAGATGGCGTGGGAGGGAGGCTCTTCTAAGGTTTTGAGAAGGGCGTTAAAGGCGGGACCGCTTAATTGGTGTACCTCGTCAATAATATAAATCTTATAGCGGCCGCTCGTCGGCACCATACGCACGTTGTCGCAGATATTGCGCACATCTTCCACACGGTTGTTGGAAGCACCGTCAATTTCTAAGACATCAATGTTGTTGCCGTCGCTGATGGAAACGCAATTACTGCAGGTGTTGCATGGTTCGAGGGTCGGCCCGTCAGCACTGGCACAATTCAAGGCTTTGGCGAGGATGCGGGCAGTCGTGGTTTTACCGATTCCACGGGAACCAATGAAAAGAAAGGCGTGGTGAATTCGACCCGTTTTAATCGCATTCGTAAGGGTCCGCGTAATATGGTCTTGACCGACCACCTCACTAAAGGTCTTGGGGCGCCACTTGCGCGCAATTGCTACATATTTTGTATTACCCATGACAGACCTACTTTAGAACATATGTGTTTCCGCTGCGTTAAAAGAAAAAAGCCCGCGCACCCATCATCGAACAGTTGCCCAGAACGGCCTTGGCGGTCGTTGGCTCGGACCAGGCATCCCTGCAGCACACGTGAAAAACTGACTGCGGCTGCTTCCTCTCGGACCTGACCGGGTTCGCCAGATTCACGTTGAGCAGGACCCAATCGTCAACACCACGTGCCCCAAACCTGACTAAAGGACAAACTGCCCTCCGATGGGAATTCAATCTCGCTAAAGCGGATTGCGAGTTACAGGACACCGCTAACTTCCCATCTAGCGCGAGCAAAAAGGAAAATTTAACTTCTCATTATAGTTCTAGGAGGGTATCATAAATACGCCAAACAATTCAACAAAAGCCTTGCTGACGCTCAAACTAAATCGTGCTGTCTCCTCACTAAACTTTCGATTTTAGCAGTCGCCGAATTTAAAGACTTTATGATAGAATAGAGTTCTCATTAACGATAGCGCTGTGCGTTAATTTTTGGAACAAATGCAGCACTCAATCTTAATTGTTAAGGATGTTTCTCATGAAATTGACTGTAATGAAAGTTGTTTGCTTGTTGGTGTTGATTAGCGGGATCTTTATTTTAGGGCTCACCTTTGATTTGGAGCAAGCACAACAAGTTCAAAACAAAGCCCTTGAATTCTGGCCGAAACAAACCGATGGCAGTTTGAACCTGCGCTTGCCCGGCATTGTATGCGGGGTTATTTTGGTACTTCTCGGCGCCTATGGTTTTTTTCCCAGATTTGTATTGGGCAGAAAAAAGACCATTACCTTTCGCGGCGCTCACGGCGATATTACGCTTGAACTCAAATACGTGCGCAAGATTCTGCTGAAAGTGATGCGCAAGATGCCCGAAATCTATGCTATAAATTTGCAGGTAAAACCGGATGCCGACAAACGGCGCGCCTTGATTTGTGCTGATGTTGTATTGAAAAACTGTGCCTCCATAGGAACACGGCGCTGTGCGAAAATGGTCGCCCATTGTCTTGCAAGCACAGCCTCGGATGTTTTGGGCTTGGAAGATTTAAGTACCATACAACTGAATATTAAAGGTATCCATGTAAATGCCGCTGCGGTCGGAAAGCAGATGCGCGAACAAATCGCCGCCGCAATGAGCGGAGAAGAAACAGGTGCCTACGCACTGGCTCATCCGCCTGTATCATCGGTTACCTTAGATGAAGATTCCACTGATAACACGCCTCTTTCTCCTTCAGAACCCACAGACTCCACAGCAGCCCCAGCGGTCTGCAACGAAGATAGTGATCCTTGTGACGATGCAGCGGCTGCAACGGTGACTTCCACAGACGAAGCGCCGGAAAAAGCTGAAGAAGAACAATGCGATGAGACGGAACAGGACAGCGCCGTAGAAGCCGCCGAGGATGAAGAGGTACTCGAAGGGGCAGAGGATTCAGATACCCAAGCCGTAGAGCAAGCAGAGCAAAGCGATGCTCAAGGGGAAGATACCTCCGATGAAGCGGAAGAAGCGATGCCTGCAGCGGATCATTCTGAAGAAGAAACGGAAACGCCGGTCTTGGAACCGCTGGTGATCGATAGCGTCGATTCTTACAGCCACGAAGAAGTGCTAACCCCATCGGAAGAAGATGCGCCCCTTTCGCCTTATGCTTCGGATCTGACGGAAGAAGAAGAAGCTGCGTCGGAAGATCCCATCGCTGATACGCCTGAAACCGAGGATGACGCGAGTCCGGCTCCCCTAGAAGAGAACCCCTATGCCTTGCCGCCCTTAGCATCCGAACCGGAGGCTCCGGAAGCGGAGGCTGTGGATGAACCCGATGAAAGCGCTGAATCTGATACCAATGAGCAAGAACACCGCTGGTATTGATACCTTTGTTTTTAAAGGTCAAGGACTTCATTGAAGTGGTATATGTCGATTCCTCTTTGCTAGCTGTGTCTCAGCGGCTGCTCATAGGAATAGAAAAAGAACGATAACCGTTATCGCAATAGGGTCATAGCGAGAGGGATGTGCTATAGGCTGCGCTTGTGATAGACCTGCAATTGGATAATGTATAAAAGGAAACAATGGTTAATTCCATTTAAAAGGATGAGCCCGGTTAAATGCTGAGGAAAAACACACGCTTTATTCAAAAAGCCTTTCCAAAGACACAGACCTTGGAACGTCAGGTTCGACGTTGGCGACGCTCACAACGTCCGTGCCTTTAATCTTCTTTTTCCCAAATCACCCCCTTTGTGTCTTTTATTCCTTTCATTCTTTTTGAGGAGTTCCCCCAATGATCGTTCCTTCATTAAATGATTTTCGCAATATTGCCCATGATGACGCCTTGGTTCCTGTTTATAAAGAGATCCTCGCCGATCTTGAAACGCCTGTAACGGCCTATTTAAAAATTGCACGAAACTGTCCTTATGCCTTCCTGCTGGAAAGTGTCGAAAAAGCAGATAAAATCGGGCAATATTCCTTGATCGGCGCCAATCCTTCCCTCATATTCCGTACGAGGGGTACCAAAGGAGTTATTATCCGCGACGGCGTCGAAAGCCCATTCGAATCAGAGAATACCCTTGATGAACTGCAGAAACTTATGGCGCGCTATAAACCCGCAGCTGTGCCCGGGCTGCCTGCTTTTCATGGCGGCGCTGTTGGGTATATGTCCTACGATCAAGTGCGCCAGTTCGAGCGTTTGCCCGACAATAATCCCGACTT is a genomic window of Candidatus Hydrogenedentota bacterium containing:
- a CDS encoding thiazole synthase, translated to MNTQDPFIIAGRTFNSRLMIGTGKFPSNDALHQAIEASGA
- a CDS encoding outer membrane lipoprotein carrier protein LolA: MMMKPKMSPAMYPFNRKYSLRSVGKIAVFLPLLILFYTFVVHAEEDQQFDDFFKAFRNKRDDIGSLQADFVQKTILPQELITSEGKLFFSKPRRILFATTDPERATLVDERVGYEYDAEIRQLTVFTIEDHPRANIFFLGFDDDTEALKSAYELTLFESDDPRGSKGIKIKPRADTDEEVYFLEANLFLRDEDYLPYRIHIVNDQESQLYIDVQNILKKKEQDWESVRFFIPEGVKIVESDRVVETVAEGGRYIPVEQQGLLIQERELPATTLDPKN
- a CDS encoding pyrroline-5-carboxylate reductase, with the translated sequence MNALRGKVGFLGYGNMGEAILSGLLKNQVLPPQSFGVYDPLITRREAAAAHGVKTFESATDLIPHCDTLLIAVKPQHFDEATESLVGTMAPSMRVVSIMAGISITRLQARFGDSIRVLRVMPNTPALVGAGASALACSDNCSPEDVEAGKIIFSAVGIVEVVQEADMDAVTALSGSGPAYFFYLTECMIKGAVSEGLPQDLAEHLAAQTLLGAGQLLNHTGKSAALLREQVTSKGGTTFAALETMRHHHFESLVSDAIKAAAKRSRELGSTP
- the dnaX gene encoding DNA polymerase III subunit gamma/tau, with translation MGNTKYVAIARKWRPKTFSEVVGQDHITRTLTNAIKTGRIHHAFLFIGSRGIGKTTTARILAKALNCASADGPTLEPCNTCSNCVSISDGNNIDVLEIDGASNNRVEDVRNICDNVRMVPTSGRYKIYIIDEVHQLSGPAFNALLKTLEEPPSHAIFIMATTEAHKIPATIISRCQRYDFRRVVVSDIVALLRKILESENILASDDALYAIARVAEGGVRDAQSILDELITYCETKITFEDVFDVLGLVNWEYFHSLFDAMLDGNVSRQLEIIEEITAAGKDLSQFIKDILRYYRNLLVCQTAGSNEALLRLPEIEMKKMQERAKKMSVVKLIKLVEQFSELVNDYDSQIAQRTALETLLIQLARVDVDISIDTIMEKLILLGQGGIATAPIQVKENTPPPNPPKTGLPVRKKAVPVSAKEKLRLGKTQDDAWRELLIRAGEAKGTLTIHLGRIKPIGLDSDGVLTLVFEPGADKARAYFKKEGNLEKLEALLQDETENARAVFFADLAKSAGADESDTVDRSSPAPDPGMDEEKFSALAKDPGIAAVLDEFKGTIVDVRQTPDSPK